A genomic stretch from Candidatus Nitrososphaera gargensis Ga9.2 includes:
- a CDS encoding IS110 family RNA-guided transposase, whose amino-acid sequence MKNDKTQVVMESSAVWYNIYQYLSEEKHFDVVLSNPIKTRAIASAKIKTDKLDAAKLADLLRGGYIAECYVPGRRIMDLRELVRHRAALVRMRTKLKNKVHGIMLMKGITIPDAPYPFTQKYNEKLKELNDYRINGYLRVIESLDLEIKDASDKIIQLAKNDEMVKLLMTIPGIGYYSALLIVGEIGDINRFPDSYHLCSYAGLVPSTHSSGGTTYNGRITKTGSKHLRWIMQECVYVHIRTAKDSNITQFYDRLAKKKGKSKAAVAAASKLLKIVYWVMKEKREYRS is encoded by the coding sequence ATCAAGAACGACAAAACTCAGGTTGTTATGGAATCTTCCGCTGTATGGTACAACATCTACCAATATCTGTCAGAAGAGAAGCATTTCGACGTTGTGCTATCAAATCCAATCAAAACCAGAGCCATAGCATCGGCCAAGATAAAGACAGACAAGCTTGATGCAGCCAAGCTGGCTGACCTTCTAAGGGGAGGTTACATAGCTGAATGTTATGTACCTGGTAGAAGGATAATGGACCTTCGTGAGCTTGTTCGACATAGAGCTGCCCTGGTCAGGATGAGAACGAAGCTGAAGAACAAGGTTCATGGCATCATGCTTATGAAAGGAATCACCATACCTGATGCTCCATATCCGTTTACACAGAAATACAATGAGAAACTGAAGGAACTGAATGATTACAGAATTAATGGATACCTTCGTGTAATCGAATCCTTAGATCTGGAGATAAAGGATGCGTCGGACAAAATAATACAGTTAGCCAAGAATGACGAAATGGTCAAACTGTTGATGACCATACCAGGAATTGGATACTACTCGGCCCTACTGATTGTAGGTGAAATCGGCGACATAAACAGATTCCCTGATTCATATCACCTCTGTTCATATGCAGGACTAGTGCCATCGACTCACAGCTCTGGCGGTACCACATACAACGGCCGTATTACCAAAACCGGCAGCAAACATCTCCGATGGATAATGCAGGAATGCGTTTACGTCCACATCCGGACAGCGAAGGACAGTAACATAACTCAATTCTACGACAGGCTGGCTAAAAAGAAGGGTAAATCCAAAGCAGCCGTTGCAGCTGCCTCCAAATTGCTGAAGATTGTTTACTGGGTAATGAAGGAGAAGAGAGAATATCGCAGTTAA